Proteins encoded by one window of Halomonas chromatireducens:
- the acnB gene encoding bifunctional aconitate hydratase 2/2-methylisocitrate dehydratase has translation MLEAYRQHVEERAAEGVPPKPLNAEQVAALVELLKSPPAGEEEFVLDLLTNRVPPGVDEAAYVKAGFLTAIAKGEASSPLIDKVHAVKLLGTMQGGYNIVSLVELLDDAELAKETGEQLKHTLLMFDAFHDVEERARAGNAVAKDVMQSWAEAEWFLSKPAPAEKITLTVFKVPGETNTDDLSPAPDAWSRPDIPLHANAMLKNEREGIKPEVPGTTGPLQQIEEVKAKGFPVAYVGDVVGTGSSRKSATNSVLWFFGDDIPNVPNKRAGGFCFGGKIAPIFFNTMEDSGALPIEMDVANMEMGDVIDVYPYEGKVCKHGTDELVTTFELKTQLILDEVRAGGRIPLIIGRGLTGKARESLGLAPSDVFRLPEQPVDTGKGFTLAQKMVGKACGMDGVRPGMYCEPKMTTVGSQDTTGPMTRDELKDLACLGFQADLVMQSFCHTAAYPKPVDVDTHHTLPDFIMNRGGVSLRPGDGIIHSWLNRMLLPDTVGTGGDSHTRFPMGISFPAGSGLVAFAAATGVMPLDMPESVLVRFKGKRQPGVTLRDLVHAIPYYGIKNGLLTVAKAGKKNAFSGRVLEIEGLDDLTVEQAFELSDASAERSAAGCTITLSEESVAEYLKSNITLLKWMISNGYGEERTIGRRIAAMEEWLANPSLMRADKDAEYAEVIEIDLDEIKEPILCAPNDPDDARLLSEVAGETIDEVFIGSCMTNIGHFRAAGKLLEKQPAGSLKTRLWLAPPTKMDQHQLTEEGYYGIYGRAGARMEMPGCSLCMGNQARVAAKSTVVSTSTRNFPNRLGDGANVYLASAELAAVAAVEGRLPTVEEYQRYMGEFDAMAGEIYRYMNFHEIEEYQKAASNVIPVAQEA, from the coding sequence GTGCTTGAAGCCTATCGCCAACATGTCGAGGAACGCGCCGCCGAGGGCGTCCCACCGAAGCCTCTCAACGCCGAGCAAGTCGCCGCCCTGGTCGAACTGCTGAAGAGCCCGCCCGCCGGCGAAGAGGAGTTCGTGCTCGATCTGCTGACCAACCGCGTTCCCCCGGGCGTGGACGAGGCAGCCTACGTCAAGGCCGGCTTCCTGACCGCCATCGCCAAGGGCGAGGCCAGCTCTCCGCTGATCGACAAGGTGCATGCCGTCAAGCTGCTGGGAACCATGCAGGGTGGCTATAACATCGTCTCCCTCGTGGAATTGCTCGACGACGCCGAACTGGCCAAGGAAACCGGCGAACAGCTCAAGCACACCCTGCTGATGTTCGACGCCTTCCACGACGTGGAAGAGCGTGCCCGCGCCGGCAATGCCGTGGCCAAGGACGTCATGCAGTCCTGGGCCGAGGCCGAGTGGTTCCTCTCCAAGCCCGCCCCGGCCGAGAAGATCACCCTGACCGTGTTCAAGGTGCCCGGCGAGACCAACACCGACGACCTCTCCCCCGCTCCGGACGCCTGGTCGCGCCCCGACATTCCGCTGCATGCCAATGCCATGCTCAAGAACGAGCGCGAAGGGATCAAGCCCGAAGTGCCCGGCACTACCGGTCCGCTGCAGCAGATCGAGGAAGTGAAGGCCAAGGGTTTCCCGGTCGCCTACGTGGGCGACGTGGTGGGAACCGGCTCATCGCGCAAGTCCGCCACCAACTCGGTGCTGTGGTTCTTCGGCGACGATATTCCCAATGTGCCCAACAAGCGGGCCGGCGGCTTCTGCTTCGGCGGCAAGATCGCCCCGATCTTCTTCAACACCATGGAAGATTCCGGCGCCCTGCCCATCGAGATGGACGTTGCCAACATGGAAATGGGCGACGTCATCGACGTCTACCCCTATGAAGGCAAGGTGTGCAAGCACGGCACTGACGAGCTCGTCACCACCTTCGAACTCAAGACCCAGCTGATCCTCGACGAAGTGCGTGCCGGTGGCCGCATTCCGCTGATCATCGGCCGTGGCCTGACCGGCAAGGCGCGCGAGTCGCTGGGCCTGGCTCCCTCCGATGTCTTCCGCCTGCCCGAGCAGCCCGTCGACACCGGCAAGGGGTTTACCCTGGCCCAGAAGATGGTCGGCAAGGCCTGCGGCATGGACGGCGTCCGCCCGGGTATGTACTGCGAGCCGAAGATGACCACCGTGGGCTCCCAGGACACCACCGGCCCGATGACGCGCGACGAGCTCAAGGACCTGGCCTGCCTGGGCTTCCAGGCCGACCTGGTGATGCAGTCCTTTTGCCACACCGCCGCCTATCCCAAGCCGGTGGACGTGGATACCCACCACACCCTGCCTGACTTCATCATGAACCGTGGCGGCGTCTCGCTGCGTCCCGGCGACGGCATCATCCACAGCTGGCTGAACCGCATGCTGCTGCCCGACACCGTGGGCACCGGCGGCGATTCCCACACCCGCTTCCCGATGGGCATCTCCTTCCCGGCGGGCTCCGGCCTGGTGGCCTTCGCCGCCGCCACCGGCGTGATGCCGCTGGACATGCCGGAATCGGTGCTGGTTCGCTTCAAGGGCAAGCGGCAGCCCGGCGTCACCCTACGTGACCTGGTCCACGCCATTCCCTACTACGGGATCAAGAATGGCCTGCTGACCGTGGCCAAGGCCGGCAAGAAGAACGCCTTCTCCGGCCGCGTGCTGGAAATCGAAGGCCTTGACGACCTCACCGTCGAGCAGGCCTTCGAGCTTTCCGATGCCTCCGCAGAGCGCTCTGCCGCCGGCTGCACCATCACCCTGAGTGAGGAGAGCGTCGCCGAGTACCTGAAGTCAAACATCACCCTGCTGAAGTGGATGATCAGCAACGGTTATGGCGAAGAACGCACCATCGGCCGCCGCATCGCGGCGATGGAAGAGTGGCTGGCCAACCCGAGCCTGATGCGCGCCGACAAGGATGCCGAGTACGCCGAGGTCATCGAGATCGATCTGGACGAGATCAAGGAGCCGATCCTCTGTGCGCCGAACGACCCGGACGATGCCCGCCTGCTTTCCGAAGTGGCCGGCGAGACGATCGACGAAGTGTTCATCGGTTCGTGCATGACTAACATCGGCCACTTCCGCGCCGCGGGCAAGCTGCTCGAGAAGCAGCCGGCCGGCAGCCTCAAGACCCGCCTGTGGCTGGCACCGCCGACCAAGATGGACCAGCATCAGCTGACCGAGGAAGGGTATTACGGAATCTACGGCCGCGCCGGTGCGCGCATGGAAATGCCGGGCTGTTCGCTGTGCATGGGCAACCAGGCCCGGGTTGCCGCCAAGAGCACCGTGGTTTCCACTTCGACCCGCAACTTCCCCAACCGCCTGGGCGATGGTGCCAACGTCTATCTGGCGTCTGCGGAACTGGCTGCGGTTGCCGCTGTGGAAGGCCGCCTGCCGACCGTCGAAGAGTACCAGCGTTACATGGGCGAGTTCGACGCCATGGCCGGCGAGATCTATCGTTACATGAACTTCCATGAAATCGAGGAGTATCAGAAAGCGGCCTCGAATGTGATTCCCGTAGCTCAGGAAGCCTGA
- a CDS encoding porin family protein has product MSKKQLLTASLASTALLAANAALATPPHQPYAYLGLGTGFSSLENDRDEVDNFIESGGRNFSIDDDGNVWKGFAGYQINRFLAAEVFYADLGRVRLRGQDGASTDLESTAYGANLVGQFPVTPWFSPYAKVGVANWETTVEGNLGDASLELQDNDGFDPVYGVGAQFNFNPVMLRAEYERYDFDSDYTIDTFTASVGFSF; this is encoded by the coding sequence ATGTCGAAAAAACAACTCCTGACTGCTTCGCTCGCCTCTACCGCTCTGCTTGCCGCCAACGCCGCACTCGCCACCCCCCCGCATCAACCGTATGCCTATCTCGGCCTGGGCACCGGCTTCAGCTCACTGGAAAACGACCGTGACGAGGTCGACAACTTCATCGAAAGCGGAGGTCGCAACTTCAGCATCGACGATGACGGCAACGTCTGGAAGGGCTTCGCCGGCTATCAGATCAATCGCTTCCTGGCGGCGGAAGTCTTCTATGCTGACCTCGGCAGGGTGCGACTGCGCGGCCAGGACGGCGCCAGTACCGATCTGGAGTCCACCGCCTACGGTGCCAACCTGGTCGGCCAGTTCCCGGTGACGCCCTGGTTCAGCCCTTATGCCAAGGTTGGAGTCGCCAACTGGGAAACGACTGTCGAGGGCAATCTTGGCGATGCCAGCCTCGAGCTGCAGGACAATGACGGCTTCGACCCGGTCTACGGGGTCGGCGCTCAGTTCAACTTCAACCCGGTCATGCTACGGGCCGAGTACGAGCGCTACGACTTCGATAGCGACTACACTATCGACACCTTCACCGCCTCGGTGGGTTTCAGCTTCTAG
- the rraA gene encoding ribonuclease E activity regulator RraA encodes MSAIITPDICDAHPEVKVLDPIFVNFGGREAFCGPVRTVKCFEDNSLVKEAVAEGGNGAVLVVDAGGSHRCAMLGDMLAEQAVDNGWSGVVMYGCVRDVDVLAETDLGVQALGTHPRKSDKRGEGQRDVPVTFAGVTLKPGQWLYADNNGIVVAEARLPLEG; translated from the coding sequence ATGAGCGCCATCATCACGCCAGACATCTGCGACGCCCACCCCGAAGTGAAGGTACTCGACCCGATCTTCGTCAACTTCGGCGGCCGCGAGGCGTTCTGCGGACCGGTACGCACCGTGAAATGCTTTGAAGACAATTCGCTGGTCAAGGAAGCGGTTGCCGAAGGCGGTAACGGTGCGGTGCTGGTCGTGGATGCCGGTGGCTCGCATCGCTGCGCCATGCTGGGTGACATGCTGGCCGAGCAGGCGGTCGACAATGGCTGGTCCGGCGTGGTGATGTACGGCTGCGTACGCGATGTCGACGTACTGGCAGAAACCGACCTGGGGGTGCAGGCCCTCGGCACCCATCCGCGCAAGAGCGACAAGCGCGGCGAAGGGCAGCGGGACGTACCCGTCACCTTCGCCGGCGTCACCCTCAAGCCCGGCCAGTGGCTGTACGCCGACAACAACGGCATCGTCGTCGCCGAAGCGCGTTTGCCGCTGGAGGGGTGA
- a CDS encoding glycerophosphodiester phosphodiesterase family protein, producing MLTPSSLAIDVLRSLREHLRPLVAYHLFFTLLASSLLLPSAAWALTSLLGRISQPVITNAELMGLLLTPAGLLWALAAIGMVFVVLFLQQAGMILVAVRRRDNHYQLAFIALWQTLHRAPALIGLVVVQVGAHLLLMLPVALLLGWLYDLIVGGMDPYYVLRVRPPAYWQYLAAATPLVLAWAYVASTLYFRWILALPIVTLEQATPLAALKRSRDLTRGSKGRVAMVVLGLLLVIIALPFIATWIFDRIFTPMLWWLPERNAVLIPAMLAYLTGYVLVTLAITFIGIAANALLSACLYLRLAHREPRPAAPPPDAHPGRLAWGVELGVVIFALAQAWWIVNSFELRDDVTNIAHRGSSMAAPENTLAAVEQAIVDRADYVEIDVRLSADGEVVVYHDRSLQRLAGDPRNVRDLTLDELQAFDVGSWFGDAFVGEHIPTLDEALETVRGRSALMIDMKPDPGGELALVEAVLESIRREAMAREQCLDMLSPAQSATRCGNPDVIAETRVAVMSPGVVQMVKEREPELRVTLLAQLVMPGTLERRGFDALGLRHNRITENEIRLARELGYEVHAWTVNDRARMSQLIDLGVDAIITDYPDRLTELMRDRRELGDGALLLVKLRNWLRR from the coding sequence GTGCTGACTCCCTCATCGCTGGCAATAGACGTGCTGCGCAGCCTGCGAGAGCATCTGCGCCCTCTGGTGGCGTACCACCTGTTCTTCACCCTGCTCGCTTCGAGCCTGCTGCTGCCGTCCGCTGCATGGGCCTTGACCAGCCTGTTGGGCCGTATCAGCCAACCGGTGATCACCAACGCCGAGCTGATGGGCTTGCTGCTCACGCCTGCCGGGTTGCTCTGGGCACTGGCGGCGATTGGCATGGTGTTCGTGGTGCTTTTCCTGCAGCAGGCGGGGATGATTCTGGTAGCGGTTCGCCGACGCGATAACCACTACCAGCTCGCTTTCATTGCCCTGTGGCAGACCCTGCACCGGGCGCCGGCGCTGATCGGGCTGGTGGTGGTGCAGGTCGGGGCTCACCTGCTGTTGATGCTGCCTGTAGCACTGCTGCTCGGCTGGCTCTATGACCTGATCGTCGGCGGGATGGACCCCTATTACGTACTCAGGGTGCGCCCCCCTGCCTACTGGCAATACCTGGCCGCTGCCACACCGCTGGTCTTGGCCTGGGCCTATGTGGCGTCGACTCTCTATTTCCGCTGGATTCTGGCGCTGCCCATCGTCACCCTGGAGCAGGCCACCCCCCTGGCCGCACTGAAACGCAGCCGCGACCTGACGCGGGGCAGCAAGGGACGGGTGGCAATGGTGGTACTGGGGCTGCTGCTGGTGATCATTGCCCTTCCCTTCATCGCCACCTGGATCTTCGATCGCATCTTCACCCCCATGCTCTGGTGGTTGCCTGAGCGAAATGCGGTGCTTATTCCAGCCATGCTGGCCTATCTGACCGGCTATGTGCTGGTGACGTTGGCTATCACCTTCATCGGTATCGCCGCCAACGCACTGCTGTCCGCCTGCCTCTATCTGCGACTGGCTCACCGCGAGCCCCGGCCTGCCGCACCGCCGCCGGATGCCCACCCTGGCCGCCTGGCATGGGGCGTTGAGCTTGGGGTCGTGATCTTCGCCCTGGCCCAGGCCTGGTGGATCGTGAATAGTTTCGAACTGCGCGATGACGTGACCAATATCGCTCACCGCGGGAGTTCCATGGCCGCTCCGGAGAACACGCTGGCGGCTGTCGAGCAGGCGATAGTGGACCGTGCCGACTATGTCGAGATCGATGTGAGACTGTCGGCCGATGGGGAGGTGGTGGTCTATCACGACCGCAGCCTGCAGAGACTTGCCGGCGATCCCCGCAATGTCCGCGATCTGACGCTGGATGAACTGCAGGCTTTCGATGTGGGCAGTTGGTTTGGTGACGCTTTCGTCGGAGAGCACATCCCTACCTTGGATGAGGCGCTGGAGACAGTGAGAGGGCGCAGCGCCCTGATGATCGACATGAAGCCCGACCCGGGCGGCGAGCTCGCGCTGGTCGAGGCGGTACTGGAATCGATTCGGCGAGAAGCGATGGCTAGAGAGCAGTGCCTCGACATGCTCTCGCCGGCACAATCTGCGACCCGCTGCGGGAATCCCGATGTGATAGCCGAAACCCGCGTCGCGGTAATGTCGCCGGGCGTCGTTCAGATGGTCAAGGAGCGAGAACCCGAGCTGCGCGTTACCCTCCTTGCCCAGCTGGTCATGCCGGGCACTCTGGAGCGGCGTGGCTTCGATGCGCTGGGCCTGCGGCATAACCGCATTACCGAAAACGAGATACGCCTGGCCCGCGAGCTGGGCTACGAGGTACATGCCTGGACGGTCAATGACCGGGCCCGCATGTCGCAGCTGATTGACCTCGGCGTTGACGCCATCATCACGGACTACCCGGACCGCCTTACTGAACTGATGCGGGACCGCCGTGAACTCGGTGATGGCGCCCTGCTGCTGGTCAAGCTGCGCAACTGGTTGCGGCGATGA